The Desulfovibrio sp. Huiquan2017 genome includes a window with the following:
- the gabT gene encoding 4-aminobutyrate--2-oxoglutarate transaminase, with amino-acid sequence MTNEELQRRREKAVPRGVSNAGPIFAASAKGATVTDVEGREYVDFAGGIGVNNVGHCHPKVVEAVREQAGKLLHSCYHVFQYEGYVALAERLNALTPGDHAKKTVLVNSGAEAVENAVKIARRATGRPAIVASASGFHGRTLLTATLTAKVMPYKAGFGPYAPEVYHIPYAYCYRCPVGRAYPGCNMECAELLKKSFVDMAFPESVAAVLLEPVAGEGGFVVPPKEYFPRIKEICDEFGILLIIDEVQSGICRTGTLFAIEQWDVMPDLLTSAKSLGGGTVLSACTGRAEIMDAPQVGGLGGTYGGNPVSCAAGLAVLDVVESENLVEKSRNLGTKVRTAFDDLAKTYDCIGDVRGLGSMLAMELVHDRATKTPAPDIAKALVAKCRENGLIILSCGHGGNVIRTLMPLVINDAELEKGLSILETAFAEVAKG; translated from the coding sequence ATGACGAATGAAGAACTGCAACGAAGAAGAGAGAAGGCCGTCCCCAGAGGGGTGTCCAATGCCGGGCCCATTTTCGCCGCGAGCGCCAAGGGCGCGACCGTCACCGATGTGGAAGGTCGGGAGTACGTCGATTTCGCCGGTGGTATCGGCGTCAACAACGTGGGCCATTGCCATCCCAAAGTGGTCGAGGCCGTGCGCGAACAGGCGGGCAAACTGCTGCACTCCTGCTACCATGTCTTCCAATATGAAGGATACGTGGCTCTGGCCGAAAGACTCAACGCCCTGACCCCGGGAGACCACGCCAAAAAGACCGTGCTGGTCAACTCCGGCGCGGAAGCCGTGGAAAACGCGGTCAAGATCGCCCGCCGCGCCACCGGCCGCCCGGCCATCGTGGCCTCGGCCTCGGGCTTCCACGGCCGCACCCTGCTGACCGCGACCCTGACCGCCAAGGTCATGCCCTACAAGGCCGGGTTCGGCCCCTATGCCCCCGAAGTCTACCACATCCCCTACGCCTACTGTTACCGCTGTCCCGTGGGCCGCGCCTACCCCGGCTGCAACATGGAGTGCGCCGAGCTGCTGAAAAAGAGCTTCGTGGACATGGCCTTCCCCGAAAGCGTGGCCGCCGTGTTGCTGGAGCCCGTGGCGGGCGAAGGCGGCTTTGTGGTGCCGCCCAAGGAATATTTCCCACGCATCAAGGAAATTTGCGACGAATTCGGCATCCTGTTGATCATCGACGAAGTCCAGTCCGGCATCTGCCGTACCGGGACCCTGTTCGCCATCGAGCAGTGGGATGTCATGCCCGACCTGCTGACCTCGGCCAAGTCCCTGGGCGGCGGCACGGTCCTGTCCGCCTGCACCGGCCGCGCCGAGATCATGGACGCGCCCCAGGTGGGCGGCCTGGGCGGGACCTACGGCGGCAACCCGGTAAGCTGCGCCGCGGGCCTGGCTGTGCTCGACGTGGTCGAAAGTGAAAATCTGGTCGAAAAATCCCGGAATCTCGGGACCAAGGTGCGCACCGCCTTCGATGACCTGGCGAAAACGTACGACTGCATCGGCGATGTGCGCGGCCTGGGCTCCATGCTGGCCATGGAGCTGGTTCACGACCGGGCCACCAAGACCCCGGCCCCGGACATCGCCAAGGCGCTGGTGGCCAAATGCCGCGAAAACGGCCTGATCATCCTGTCCTGCGGCCACGGCGGCAACGTCATCCGCACGCTCATGCCGCTGGTCATCAACGACGCCGAACTGGAAAAGGGATTGTCCATCCTGGAAACGGCCTTCGCCGAAGTGGCCAAGGGGTAA
- a CDS encoding aldehyde ferredoxin oxidoreductase family protein produces the protein MKGLHGRILFIDVSKRAFAIEPLRDAGLPLPGGKGLGTRLLLEHNPVGVAPLSPDNRFIVATGPCCGTGVWGASRYGVFSKSPQTGFYAESYSGGKTPEAIDRAGFDAIVVTGAADTLTVLAIHPDGCDFHETPELKGLETYATEDALLERYAPQGAGFGRPGAMVIGPAGENLVAFSVIENDYWRSAGRCGLGAVLGSKRIKGLVFAGDRKRETADPEGLKVFNREFRNANGDSPAVRAYRARGTTQMVALMNTVGAFPSRYWSAGTCDHWERISGDAFHEQHEVTPHACLKCFMACGRKARIAHGPHKGLTIEGPEYETIYAFGGLCMVRNIDEIAHLNDLCDRLGLDTISAGNVCGLIAEASSQGRLDAPLTYGDAATIAALLEQIAGREGLGDVLADGIVKGAERLGLSDMAVHVKGLEPAGYDPRVLKGMGLTYGTSPRGACHLRTTFYKAELSGMIPSDAVEGKADLLMDFEDRLIVFDCLILCRFYRDMYDWAALVRLLALVTGVSWDGSALRRAAARVVDDTRRFNVREGLTPDDDRLPRKLHEALPTGQVITREEYALLLNEYYRLRGWDESGIPPEPTAQ, from the coding sequence GTGAAAGGACTGCACGGGCGCATACTCTTCATCGACGTCTCCAAGCGGGCGTTCGCCATCGAACCGCTCCGGGACGCGGGCCTGCCCCTGCCCGGGGGCAAAGGCCTGGGCACGCGCCTGCTGCTGGAGCACAACCCGGTCGGAGTGGCCCCGCTCTCCCCGGACAACCGGTTCATCGTCGCCACGGGCCCGTGCTGCGGCACGGGCGTCTGGGGCGCCAGCCGCTACGGCGTCTTCTCCAAGTCGCCCCAGACCGGCTTCTACGCGGAATCCTACTCCGGGGGCAAAACCCCGGAGGCCATCGACCGGGCCGGTTTCGACGCCATCGTCGTGACCGGCGCGGCCGACACGCTGACCGTCCTGGCCATCCATCCGGACGGTTGCGATTTTCACGAAACCCCGGAGCTCAAAGGGCTCGAAACCTACGCCACCGAGGACGCCCTGCTCGAACGGTACGCCCCCCAAGGGGCGGGATTCGGCAGGCCAGGGGCCATGGTCATCGGCCCGGCGGGCGAAAACCTGGTGGCCTTCTCGGTCATTGAGAACGACTACTGGCGCAGCGCGGGCCGTTGCGGCCTGGGCGCGGTGCTCGGCTCCAAGAGGATCAAGGGCCTGGTCTTCGCCGGGGACCGCAAACGCGAAACGGCCGACCCCGAGGGGCTTAAGGTGTTCAACAGGGAATTCAGGAACGCCAACGGCGATTCTCCGGCGGTCAGGGCCTACCGGGCGCGGGGCACCACGCAGATGGTCGCCCTGATGAATACCGTGGGGGCCTTCCCCAGCCGGTACTGGTCCGCCGGGACCTGCGACCACTGGGAGCGCATCAGCGGAGACGCCTTCCACGAGCAGCACGAGGTCACGCCGCACGCCTGCCTGAAGTGCTTCATGGCCTGCGGGCGCAAGGCGCGCATCGCTCACGGACCGCACAAGGGACTGACCATCGAAGGGCCGGAATACGAAACCATCTACGCCTTCGGCGGGTTGTGCATGGTCCGCAACATCGACGAAATCGCCCACCTGAACGATTTGTGCGACCGTCTCGGCCTGGACACCATCTCGGCGGGCAACGTCTGCGGCCTGATCGCCGAGGCGTCCAGCCAGGGCCGCCTGGACGCTCCCCTGACCTATGGCGACGCGGCGACCATCGCCGCCCTGCTGGAGCAGATCGCGGGCCGCGAAGGACTGGGCGACGTGCTGGCCGACGGCATCGTCAAGGGCGCGGAGCGACTCGGCCTGTCTGACATGGCCGTGCACGTCAAGGGACTTGAGCCCGCCGGATACGACCCCCGGGTGCTCAAAGGCATGGGGCTGACCTACGGGACCTCGCCGCGCGGGGCCTGCCACCTGCGGACCACCTTCTACAAGGCGGAGCTATCCGGGATGATCCCGTCCGATGCCGTGGAGGGCAAGGCCGACCTGCTCATGGATTTCGAGGACCGGCTGATCGTGTTCGACTGCCTGATCCTGTGCCGCTTCTACCGCGACATGTACGACTGGGCCGCCCTGGTCCGGTTGCTCGCCCTGGTCACCGGGGTTTCCTGGGACGGATCAGCCCTGCGCCGGGCCGCGGCCCGCGTAGTGGACGACACCCGACGGTTCAACGTCCGCGAGGGGCTGACCCCGGACGACGACCGCCTGCCCAGAAAACTCCATGAGGCCCTGCCCACCGGGCAGGTCATAACCCGAGAGGAGTACGCGCTCCTTCTCAATGAATACTATCGCCTGCGCGGTTGGGACGAATCGGGAATCCCGCCCGAACCGACCGCCCAATAA